One part of the Populus alba chromosome 18, ASM523922v2, whole genome shotgun sequence genome encodes these proteins:
- the LOC118051057 gene encoding helicase and polymerase-containing protein TEBICHI isoform X1: MASDSPRTRIDQFFASRKRKSSSPNLKSGRIEKDARSKVVEGSPSAKGTLDNYLVNSKDDNRGGGFLVKRSLALGIDEVSNEEEEESLVSGRLCVGSCEGGKVVQKEMSQGSSNAGNVGNIAVERVVKGCLDVGNGVENSELKQFATDFLSLYCGELQSTATSPSKTKLNDHKRNGGPLLVDVDYKTSKKRLCMSNQLYSEVETPCPIEKKPEDKQSAFVVKNGASVFNSFGEVAVGNDPVQLQTSLRKCNKMANSTVNMAECCTPGSSICRGRGSDGPKSTRGSSIFSPGDAFWNEAIQVADSLFSEADNPFIQAVGNIINGKSGNLSRELLNEAGSRGCSLEFIRKHMEKVSPLPVKQLDLLFEDRNLEVSTPPSAKDDSNVDRSSEKSEHGSINLKSLQNANIVTYHLKDEPREEMHKEEEKTTVDTETTKKVDLPNQDADSIIYHLPVKDSRNVIDNNECVEAGTPSSFGPLKDRLDLSNWLPLEVCSIYKRKGISKLYPWQVDCLQVDGVLQRRNLVYCASTSAGKSFVAEILMLRRVISTGKIALLVLPYVSICAEKAEHLEGLLEPLGKHVRSYYGNQGGGTLPKDTSVAVCTIEKANSLINRLLEEGRLSEVGIMVIDELHMVGDQSRGYLLELLLTKLRYAAGEGNTESSSGESSGTSSKGDAAHGLQIVGMSATMPNVAAVADWLQAALYQTNFRPVPLEEYIKVGNTIYDKKMDIVRTLSRAADLGGKDPDHIVELCNEVVQDGHSVLIFCSSRKGCESTARHVSKFVKKFSINIQNESEFGDITSAIDALRRCPAGLDSTLEETLPSGVAYHHAGLTVEEREIIETCYRKGLLRILTATSTLAAGVNLPARRVIFRQPRIGRDFIDGTRYKQMAGRAGRTGIDTKGESVLICKPEELKRIMGLLNESCPPLQSCLSEDKNGMTHAILEVVAGGIVQTANDIHRYVRCTLLNSTKPFRDVVKSAQDSLRWLCHRKFLEWNEDTKLYGTTPLGRAAFGSSLCPEESLIVLDDLSRAREGFVLASDLHLVFLVTPINVDVEPNWELYYERFMELSILDQSVGNRVGVSEPFLMRMAHGAPMRSLNRSIDNTKALHASKYENQSGVTNKSAISDDQTLRVCKRFFVALILSRLVQEAPVPEVCEAFKVARGMVQSLQENAGRFASMVSVFCERLGWHDLEGLVAKFQNRVSFGVRAEIVELTNIPYVKGSRARALYKAGLRTPQAIAEASIPEIGKALFESSSWSAQEGSAQRRVQLGIAKKIKNGARKIVLDKAEEARVIAFAAFKSLGFNVPQFSPPLLSNAPENLVEQGNAGTLFGDKSNIILHVDQRDHASSMLFIEGSKNSGKVTMGTREDKLMKPVSVGLVVAAEGNSNGPIQCYIGAENSTVPAKKSSNLGTELCTTGDNKNSAETILSVQFGHSGDGTGTNDRITDTRVQGQCSGENLSSDKKDSACKKGPTNASNISGGFDSFLDLWDATQEFYFDIHYNKRSEVNSVSLFEIHGIAICWENSPVYFINLPKDLLWSHKQRNDSTPSQSGDKNNVQPPENWLEIVRKRWNKIGEIMGKRGVLKFTWNLKVQLQVLKGAVVSIQRFGCPSFPRKIFGPELIDSSHLTLSPINIKEAIDMCIVAWILWPDEERSSNPNLEKEVKKRLSSEAVAAANQNGRWKNQMRRVAHNGCCRRVAQTRALCSGLWKLLTSEGLFEALKNIEIPLVNVLADMELWGIGVDMEGCLNARTVLGKRLRYLEKKAYKLAGMTFSLYTAADIANILYRHLKLPIPEGHDKGKKHPSTDKHCLDLLRHEHPIVPVIREHRTLAKLLNSTLGSICSLARLSMETQKYTLHGHWLQTSTATGRLSIEEPNLQCVEHAVDFEMSSDKEGDDAEPEHYKINARDFFVPTQDNWLLLTADYSQIELRLMAHFSKDTALIKLLTKPHGDVFNLIAARWTGKPEASLSSVERDQTKRMVYGILYGMGANTLAEQLDCSSDEAAEKIKSFKSSFPGVASWLHEAVASCREKGYVETIRGRKRFLSKIKFGNSEEKSKAQRQAVNSICQGSAADLIKIAMINIHSLIVDGVDRPESSSLHANKFHMLKGQCRILLQVHDELVLEVDPSLINEAALLLQMSMEDAASLLVPLHVKLKVGRTWGSLKPFLADQHINEVLVPES, translated from the exons ATGGCGTCTGATTCTCCTCGGACTCGCATCGATCAG TTTTTTGCGTCGAGGAAGAGGAAATCTTCGTCGCCGAATTTGAAGTCGGGAAGGATCGAAAAAGATGCAAGAAGCAAAGTAGTTGAAGGGTCACCCAGTGCCAAAGGAACTTTGGATAATTACTTGGTGAACTCGAAGGATGATAACCGTGGGGGTGGTTTCTTGGTTAAAAGAAGCTTGGCATTGGGGATTGATGAAGTTTCAaatgaagaagaggaggaatCTCTTGTGTCTGGTCGATTGTGCGTGGGAAGTTGTGAAGGCGGCAAAGTGGTACAGAAGGAAATGTCTCAAGGTTCGTCCAATGCAGGAAATGTGGGGAATATTGCGGTTGAAAGGGTTGTGAAGGGTTGCTTGGATGTGGGGAATGGGGTTGAGAATTCGGAACTAAAACAGTTTGCTACTGATTTTTTGTCTCTGTATTGTGG TGAACTTCAATCAACTGCAACTTCACCTTCAAAGACAAAGTTGAATGACCATAAGCGAAATGGTGGTCCATTGCTAGTGGATGTTGATTATAAAACATCCAAAAAGAGGTTATGCATGTCCAATCAGTTATATTCTGAAGTTGAAACCCCTTGTCCAATCGAGAAGAAGCCAGAAGACAAGCAATCTGCTTTTGTTGTTAAAAATGGAGCATCTGTTTTCAATTCTTTTGGAGAG GTAGCTGTTGGTAATGATCCTGTTCAGCTTCAAACAAGCTTGAGAAAATGCAACAAAATGGCTAACTCAACGGTAAATATGGCTGAATGCTGTACACCAGGATCATCAATTTGTAGAGGACGTGGTAGTGATGGTCCCAAATCTACACGTGGAAGCTCTATCTTTTCACCAGGAGATGCATTTTGGAATGAAGCAATTCAAGTTGCTGATAGTTTATTTTCTGAAGCTGACAATCCTTTTATCCAGGCAGTTGGAAATATCATTAATGGGAAGTCTGGCAACCTGTCACGGGAATTGTTAAACGAAGCCGGCAGCAGAGGTTGTTCATTGGAGTTTATAAGGAAGCATATGGAAAAAGTATCTCCACTGCCTGTCAAACAACTTGACTTGCTATTTGAGGACAGGAACTTGGAAGTTAGCACCCCACCTTCTGCTAAAGATGATTCAAATGTGGACAGAAGCAGTGAAAAATCTGAGCACGGTTCTATTAATCTCAAAAGCTTACAAAATGCGAATATTGTAACATATCATCTCAAAGATGAGCCAAGAGAAGAGATGcataaagaagaggaaaaaacaaCTGTGGATACAGAGACCACAAAGAAAGTGGATTTGCCAAATCAAGATGCCGATAGCATTATATATCATTTGCCAGTTAAAGACTCCAGGAATGTAATTGATAATAATGAGTGTGTTGAAGCTGGAACTCCTTCAAGTTTTGGGCCGCTCAAGGACCGGTTAGATCTTAGCAACTGGCTTCCTCTAGAAGTATGCAGCATATATAAGAGGAAAGGAATTTCAAAACTGTATCCTTGGCAG GTTGATTGCCTTCAGGTGGATGGTGTTTTGCAGAGACGAAATCTTGTATATTGCGCGTCTACAAG TGCTGGTAAAAGTTTTGTTGCGGAAATTTTGATGTTGCGGCGGGTTATATCAACTGGAAAGATTGCGCTTCTTGTACTTCCCTATGTATCAATTTGTGCAGAAAAG GCAGAACATCTGGAGGGCCTTCTGGAACCTCTTGGTAAGCATGTCCGGAGTTATTATGGCAACCAGGGTGGAGGAACACTTCCTAAAGATACTTCCGTAGCTGTCTGCACAATAGAGAAAGCAAACTCCCTAATAAACAGATTACTGGAAGAGGGTCGTCTATCAGAAGTTGGAATCATGGTGATAGATGAACTACACATG GTTGGTGATCAGAGCAGGGGTTACCTTTTGGAACTTCTGCTGACAAAGCTTCGTTATGCTGCTGGTGAAGGCAATACAGAATCCAGCAGCGGAGAAAGCTCAGGTACAAGCAGTAAGGGTGATGCTGCTCATGGTCTGCAAATTGTTGGGATGAGTGCTACCATGCCCAATGTGGCAGCAGTTGCTGACTGGCTTCAA GCAGCACTATACCAGACAAATTTCCGACCGGTTCCACTAGAAGAATACATTAAAGTTGGCAACACAATTTATGACAAGAAAATGGATATTGTTAGAACACTTTCAAGAGCAGCTGACCTGGGTGGTAAAGATCCAGATCATATTGTGGAACTATGCAATGAG GTTGTTCAAGATGGACATTCAGTGTTAATATTCTGCTCTAGTCGAAAAGGATGTGAATCAACTGCGAGGCATGTTTCAAAATTTGTGAAGAAGTTTTCTATTAACATTCAGAATGAGAGCGAGTTTGGTGATATTACTTCGGCCATTGATGCACTGCGAAGATGTCCCGCAGGATTGGATTCAACGTTGGAAGAAACTCTACCTTCTGGGGTTGCCTATCATCATGCTGGCTTGACG GTAGAGGAAAGAGAAATTATTGAGACCTGCTATCGTAAAGGTCTTTTGCGCATCTTAACTGCTACATCTACCTTAGCTGCCGGGGTTAACCTGCCCGCTAGGAGGGTCATTTTTCGACAACCCAGAATTGGTCGTGATTTCATTGACGGGACAAGGTACAAACAGATGGCTGGTCGAGCTGGTCGAACTGGAATAGATACTAAAGGGGAAAGT GTACTGATTTGCAAACCAGAAGAGTTAAAAAGAATTATGGGACTTCTTAATGAAAGCTGTCCACCATTGCAGTCGTGTCTATCTGAAGATAAAAATGGAATGACACATGCAATTTTAGAAGTTGTGGCTGGTGGGATTGTTCAAACTGCTAATGATATTCATCGTTATGTTAGATGTACTCTTCTCAATTCTACAAAACCGTTCAGGGATGTTGTGAAATCAGCACAGGATTCACTTAGGTGGTTGTGCCACAGAAAATTTCTTGAATGGAATGAAGATACTAAGCTATATGGCACAACACCTCTCGGACGTGCAGCTTTTGGCAGTTCTCTTTGTCCAGAAGAATCACTT ATTGTGCTAGATGATCTTTCCAGAGCACGAGAAGGATTTGTGCTTGCGTCTGATTTGCATTTAGTGTTCTTAGTCACACCAATCAATGTTGATGTTGAGCCGAACTGGGAATTGTATTATGAAAGGTTTATGGAATTGTCTATCCTTGATCAG TCTGTTGGAAATCGAGTTGGAGTTTCAGAGCCATTTTTGATGCGGATGGCACATGGAGCACCTATGCGCAGCTTGAACAGATCAATAGATAATACAAAAGCCTTGCATGCCAGCAAGTATGAAAACCAATCTGGGGTTACAAACAAAAGTGCCATTTCAGATGATCAGACACTTAGGGTGTGCAAAAGATTTTTTGTTGCTCTCATCTTGTCAAGACTTGTGCAG GAAGCACCTGTACCTGAGGTGTGTGAAGCTTTTAAAGTTGCTAGAGGCATGGTCCAATCCTTACAAGAGAATGCTGGAAGATTTGCATCTATGGTTTCTGTGTTTTGTGAAAGACTTGGATGGCATGATCTTGAAGGTCTGGTTGCGAAGTTCCAAAATCGTGTTTCATTTGGAGTGCGAGCAGAGATTGTGGAGCTCACTAATATTCCATATGTTAAG GGTTCTAGAGCAAGGGCACTCTATAAAGCAGGGTTGCGTACACCTCAAGCTATTGCTGAAGCATCTATTCCTGAAATAGGCAAAGCACTTTTTGAATCTTCATCATGGTCTGCACAAG AAGGTTCAGCACAAAGACGCGTGCAATTGGGAATtgcaaagaaaatcaagaatggTGCACGTAAAATTGTACTTGACAAAGCAGAAGAGGCAAGGGTTATTGCTTTTGCAGCTTTCAAATCACTTGGATTCAATGTTCCACAGTTTTCTCCGCCTTTGTTATCCAATGCCCCCGAAAATCTTGTTGAGCAAGGAAATGCAGGTACCTTGTTTGGAGATAAATCTAATATCATTTTGCATGTGGACCAAAGAGATCATGCTTCATCTATGCTGTTCATAGAAGGTAGCAAGAATTCTGGTAAAGTTACAATGGGAACCAGAGAAGACAAACTAATGAAACCAGTCAGTGTTGGATTGGTAGTTGCTGCAGAAGGAAACTCAAATGGTCCCATTCAGTGCTATATTGGTGCTGAAAATTCTACAGTACCAGCTAAGAAATCTTCAAATCTTGGCACCGAGCTTTGTACTACTGGTGATAATAAGAATAGTGCAGAAACAATCCTCTCTGTACAATTTGGACATAGTGGTGATGGAACTGGGACCAATGACCGGATCACTGATACCAGAGTTCAGGGGCAGTGTAGTGGAGAGAATTTAAGTAGTGATAAAAAGGACAGTGCTTGCAAGAAGGGTCCTACTAATGCAAGTAATATTTCTGGTGGATTTGATTCTTTCTTGGATCTCTGGGATGCTACCCAAGAATTCTATTTTGATATCCATTATAACAAGCGATCAGAAGTAAATTCTGTCAGCCTATTTGAAATACATGGTATTGCCATCTGCTGGGAAAACTCTCCTGTGTACTTCATCAATCTTCCTAAGGACCTACTGTGGTCTCATAAGCAAAGGAATGATTCAACTCCCAGTCAATCTGGTGACAAAAATAATGTTCAACCACCTGAGAATTGGTTGGAGATAGTTCGGAAGAGATGGAACAAGATTGGAGAAATAATGGGAAAGAGAGGTGTCCTAAAATTTACTTGGAATTTGAAAGTTCAACTTCAGGTGCTCAAGGGTGCTGTAGTTTCCATTCAGAGATTTGGCTGCCCGAGTTTTCCAAGGAAAATATTTGGTCCTGAACTCATAGACAGTTCGCACTTAACATTATCCCCTATTAACATTAAAGAAGCAATCGACATGTGCATTGTGGCATGGATTCTTTGGCCTGATGAGGAGAGAAGCTCCAATCCGAACTTGGAGAAG GAAGTCAAGAAAAGGTTATCAAGCGAGGCTGTGGCAGCTGCTAATCAGAATGGCAGGTGGAAGAATCAGATGCGAAGAGTTGCTCATAACGGCTGTTGTCGCCGCGTTGCGCAAACAAGAGCCCTATGCTCTGGTCTTTGGAAGTTACTGACTTCTGAGGGACTCTTTGAAGCACTCAAGAACATTGAAATCCCGCTG GTGAATGTTCTTGCTGACATGGAGCTTTGGGGGATTGGTGTTGACATGGAGGGGTGCCTAAATGCACGCACTGTGCTGGGGAAAAGGCTAAGGTATCTTGAGAAGAAGGCTTATAAGCTGGCTGGCATGACATTTTCACTGTACACAGCAGCAGACATTGCAAATATTCTATACAGACACTTGAAGCTTCCCATTCCAGAAGGACACGATAAGGGGAAAAAACATCCTAGCACTGACAAGCATTGTTTGGATTTGTTAAG GCATGAGCATCCTATTGTTCCAGTCATCAGAGAGCACAGGACATTAGCAAAGCTTTTAAACTCAACACTGGGATCAATCTGTTCACTGGCAAGGCTATCTATGGAGACTCAGAAGTACACACTACATGGCCATTGGCTCCAAACATCAACAGCTACTGGCCGGCTTTCAATTGAAGAACCTAATCTTCag TGCGTTGAACACGCAGTTGATTTCGAAATGAGTTCAGATAAAGAGGGGGATGATGCTGAACCTGagcattataaaataaatgccCGTGACTTCTTTGTTCCTACTCAG GATAACTGGCTACTGTTAACAGCTGATTATTCTCAGATAGAATTGCGACTGATGGCACATTTCTCTAAAGACACTGCATTAATTAAACTCCTTACCAAGCCACATGGCGATGTTTTCAACCTAATAGCCGCACGATGGACTGGGAAGCCTGAAGCTTCTCTCAGCTCAGTTGAGCGAGATCAGACCAAAAGGATGGTCTATGGAATTCTTTATGGAATGGGTGCTAACACTCTTGCTGAACAACTGGATTGTAGCTCTGATGAAGCtgcagaaaaaattaaaagcttcAAAAGTTCTTTTCCTGGGGTTGCTTCCTGGCTCCATGAAGCAGTTGCATCTTGCCGTGAAAAAGG ATATGTGGAGACCATTAGGGGAAGAAAACGGTTCTTGTCGAAAATAAAATTCGGAAATagtgaagaaaaatcaaaagctCAGAGACAAGCAGTTAATTCTATCTGTCAG GGATCTGCTGCTGACTTAATCAAGATTGCAATGATAAATATACATTCTCTGATTGTTGATGGAGTTGATAGGCCAGAGTCTAGCTCTTTACATGCAAACAAGTTTCACATGCTGAAGGGCCAATGCCGAATTCTATTACAG GTACATGACGAGCTAGTGCTGGAAGTTGATCCATCCTTGATCAATGAAGCTGCATTGCTGTTACAAATGAGCATGGAAGATGCTGCTTCTCTTCTTG TTCCTTTGCATGTCAAACTAAAAGTTGGAAGAACCTGGGGCTCTTTAAAGCCTTTTCTTGCTGATCAACACATAAATGAAGTTCTTGTGCCTGAATCATGA